The following are from one region of the Quercus robur chromosome 1, dhQueRobu3.1, whole genome shotgun sequence genome:
- the LOC126691841 gene encoding uncharacterized protein LOC126691841 isoform X6, whose amino-acid sequence MMAPNLWIPSTKTLQRPLRLANSTTSVMVSVSHPPNNSSILIQVHDIQNVSLEDEKAILKQVGRILRISEGDERNVREFQNMHPEAKKKGFGRLFRSPTLFEDAVKSILLCNCKWTRTLDMARALCELQAELADGWNSENIVKHPKKKGLKRKKFARKQSKVNKCVDEKNSQLLEGNNIKVKALGNFPSSKELATLTTGYLKKRCKLGYRACHIFELAERAEEGKLKLKLKKTSSYEEIFDKLSKIKGFGPYACATLMMCIGFYQMVPMDTETKRHLQQVHKTKKENAKEDVKRIYDKYAPFQALSFWLELLEYYEIKFGKLSMLPNSSYHIVTGS is encoded by the exons ATGATGGCTCCAAACTTATGGATTCCATCTACTAAAACTCTTCAACGACCATTACGACTTGCAAACTCCACCACCTCTGTCATGGTTTCTGTCTCACACCCTCCAAACAATAGCTCTATTCTTATTCAAGTTCATGATATCCAAAATGTTTCTCTTGAAGACGAGAAAGCTATACTT AAACAAGTGGGTCGGATTCTAAGGATATCAGAAGGAGATGAAAGGAACGTGAGGGAGTTTCAAAACATGCATCCAGAAGCAAAGAAGAAAGGTTTCGGTCGACTTTTTCGTTCTCCCACACTCTTTGAAGATGCTGTTAAGTCCATCCTTCTTTGCAACTGCAA GTGGACGAGGACATTGGATATGGCTAGAGCTCTATGTGAACTTCAAGCAGAGTTAGCTGATGGCTGGAACAGTGAAAATATAGTCAAACATCCCAAAAAGAAAGGgttaaagagaaagaaatttgCTCGAAAACAAAGTAAGGTCAACAAATGTGTGGATGAGAA AAATTCACAACTTCTAGAAGGCAATAATATTAAAGTTAAGGCATTAGGGAATTTTCCAAGCTCAAAAGAACTAGCTACCCTTACGACGGGTTACTTGAAAAAACGTTGCAAACTTGGGTATAGAGCATGTCACATTTTTGAACTTGCTGAACGTGCAGAGGAAGGAAAGCTTAAGCTTAAGCTCAAGAAAACATCCAGCTATGAGGAAATATTTGACAAATTGAGTAAAATCAAAGGCTTTGGTCCTTATGCATGTGCCACACTAATGATGTGCATTGGATTTTATCAAATGGTCCCGATGGATACTGAAACAAAGCGACATTTACAACAG GTTCacaagacaaagaaagagaatgCCAAAGAAGATGTCAAACGTATTTATGATAAGTATGCGCCATTTCAAGCGTTGTCATTTTG GCTTGAGTTATTGGAGTACTATGAAATAAAGTTTGGAAAGCTAAGCATGTTGCCAAACTCTAGTTATCATATTGTTACTGGCAGCTAG
- the LOC126691841 gene encoding uncharacterized protein LOC126691841 isoform X2, which yields MGSCHLLHLPLGECITTFNLEDAVCNHGFFMMAPNSWIPSTKTLQRPLRLANSTTSVMVSISHPPNNSSILIQVHDVQNVSLEDEKAILKQVGRILRISEGDERNVREFQNMHPEAKKKGFGRLFRSPTLFEDAVKSILLCNCKWTRTLDMARALCELQAELADGWNSENIVKHPKKKGLKRKKFARKQSKVNKCVDENSENSQLLEGNNIKVKALGNFPSSKELATLTTGYLKKRCKLGYRACHIFELAERAEEGKLKLKLKKTSSYEEIFDKLSKIKGFGPYACATLMMCIGFYQMVPMDTETKRHLQQVHKTKKENAKEDVKRIYDKLELLEYYEIKFGKLSMLPNSSYHIVTGS from the exons atgggtagTTGTCATTTGTTGCACTTGCCATTAGGGGAGTGCATCACAACATTCAATCTAGAGGATGCCGTGTGCAACCATGGCTTTTTCATGATGGCTCCAAACTCATGGATTCCATCTACTAAAACTCTTCAACGACCATTACGACTTGCAAACTCCACCACCTCTGTCATGGTTTCTATCTCACACCCTCCAAACAATAGCTCTATTCTTATTCAAGTTCATGATGTCCAAAATGTTTCTCTTGAAGACGAGAAAGCTATACTT AAACAAGTGGGTCGGATTCTAAGGATATCAGAAGGAGATGAAAGGAACGTGAGGGAGTTTCAAAACATGCATCCAGAAGCAAAGAAGAAAGGTTTCGGTCGACTTTTTCGTTCTCCCACACTCTTTGAAGATGCTGTTAAGTCCATCCTTCTTTGCAACTGCAA GTGGACGAGGACATTGGATATGGCTAGAGCTCTATGTGAACTTCAAGCAGAGTTAGCTGATGGCTGGAACAGTGAAAATATAGTCAAACATCCCAAAAAGAAAGGgttaaagagaaagaaatttgCTCGAAAACAAAGTAAGGTCAACAAATGTGTGGATGAGAACAGTGAAAATTCACAACTTCTAGAAGGCAATAATATTAAAGTTAAGGCATTAGGGAATTTTCCAAGCTCAAAAGAACTAGCTACCCTTACGACGGGTTACTTGAAAAAACGTTGCAAACTTGGGTATAGAGCATGTCACATTTTTGAACTTGCTGAACGTGCAGAGGAAGGAAAGCTTAAGCTTAAGCTCAAGAAAACATCCAGCTATGAGGAAATATTTGACAAATTGAGTAAAATCAAAGGCTTTGGTCCTTATGCATGTGCCACACTAATGATGTGCATTGGATTTTATCAAATGGTCCCGATGGATACTGAAACAAAGCGACATTTACAACAG GTTCacaagacaaagaaagagaatgCCAAAGAAGATGTCAAACGTATTTATGATAA GCTTGAGTTATTGGAGTACTATGAAATAAAGTTTGGAAAGCTAAGCATGTTGCCAAACTCTAGTTATCATATTGTTACTGGCAGCTAG
- the LOC126691841 gene encoding uncharacterized protein LOC126691841 isoform X1, which produces MGSCHLLHLPLGECITTFNLEDAVCNHGFFMMAPNSWIPSTKTLQRPLRLANSTTSVMVSISHPPNNSSILIQVHDVQNVSLEDEKAILKQVGRILRISEGDERNVREFQNMHPEAKKKGFGRLFRSPTLFEDAVKSILLCNCKWTRTLDMARALCELQAELADGWNSENIVKHPKKKGLKRKKFARKQSKVNKCVDENSENSQLLEGNNIKVKALGNFPSSKELATLTTGYLKKRCKLGYRACHIFELAERAEEGKLKLKLKKTSSYEEIFDKLSKIKGFGPYACATLMMCIGFYQMVPMDTETKRHLQQVHKTKKENAKEDVKRIYDKYAPFQALSFWLELLEYYEIKFGKLSMLPNSSYHIVTGS; this is translated from the exons atgggtagTTGTCATTTGTTGCACTTGCCATTAGGGGAGTGCATCACAACATTCAATCTAGAGGATGCCGTGTGCAACCATGGCTTTTTCATGATGGCTCCAAACTCATGGATTCCATCTACTAAAACTCTTCAACGACCATTACGACTTGCAAACTCCACCACCTCTGTCATGGTTTCTATCTCACACCCTCCAAACAATAGCTCTATTCTTATTCAAGTTCATGATGTCCAAAATGTTTCTCTTGAAGACGAGAAAGCTATACTT AAACAAGTGGGTCGGATTCTAAGGATATCAGAAGGAGATGAAAGGAACGTGAGGGAGTTTCAAAACATGCATCCAGAAGCAAAGAAGAAAGGTTTCGGTCGACTTTTTCGTTCTCCCACACTCTTTGAAGATGCTGTTAAGTCCATCCTTCTTTGCAACTGCAA GTGGACGAGGACATTGGATATGGCTAGAGCTCTATGTGAACTTCAAGCAGAGTTAGCTGATGGCTGGAACAGTGAAAATATAGTCAAACATCCCAAAAAGAAAGGgttaaagagaaagaaatttgCTCGAAAACAAAGTAAGGTCAACAAATGTGTGGATGAGAACAGTGAAAATTCACAACTTCTAGAAGGCAATAATATTAAAGTTAAGGCATTAGGGAATTTTCCAAGCTCAAAAGAACTAGCTACCCTTACGACGGGTTACTTGAAAAAACGTTGCAAACTTGGGTATAGAGCATGTCACATTTTTGAACTTGCTGAACGTGCAGAGGAAGGAAAGCTTAAGCTTAAGCTCAAGAAAACATCCAGCTATGAGGAAATATTTGACAAATTGAGTAAAATCAAAGGCTTTGGTCCTTATGCATGTGCCACACTAATGATGTGCATTGGATTTTATCAAATGGTCCCGATGGATACTGAAACAAAGCGACATTTACAACAG GTTCacaagacaaagaaagagaatgCCAAAGAAGATGTCAAACGTATTTATGATAAGTATGCGCCATTTCAAGCGTTGTCATTTTG GCTTGAGTTATTGGAGTACTATGAAATAAAGTTTGGAAAGCTAAGCATGTTGCCAAACTCTAGTTATCATATTGTTACTGGCAGCTAG
- the LOC126691841 gene encoding uncharacterized protein LOC126691841 isoform X4, which translates to MMAPNLWIPSTKTLQRPLRLANSTTSVMVSVSHPPNNSSILIQVHDIQNVSLEDEKAILKQVGRILRISEGDERNVREFQNMHPEAKKKGFGRLFRSPTLFEDAVKSILLCNCKWTRTLDMARALCELQAELADGWNSENIVKHPKKKGLKRKKFARKQSKVNKCVDENSENSQLLEGNNIKVKALGNFPSSKELATLTTGYLKKRCKLGYRACHIFELAERAEEGKLKLKLKKTSSYEEIFDKLSKIKGFGPYACATLMMCIGFYQMVPMDTETKRHLQQVHKTKKENAKEDVKRIYDKYAPFQALSFWLELLEYYEIKFGKLSMLPNSSYHIVTGS; encoded by the exons ATGATGGCTCCAAACTTATGGATTCCATCTACTAAAACTCTTCAACGACCATTACGACTTGCAAACTCCACCACCTCTGTCATGGTTTCTGTCTCACACCCTCCAAACAATAGCTCTATTCTTATTCAAGTTCATGATATCCAAAATGTTTCTCTTGAAGACGAGAAAGCTATACTT AAACAAGTGGGTCGGATTCTAAGGATATCAGAAGGAGATGAAAGGAACGTGAGGGAGTTTCAAAACATGCATCCAGAAGCAAAGAAGAAAGGTTTCGGTCGACTTTTTCGTTCTCCCACACTCTTTGAAGATGCTGTTAAGTCCATCCTTCTTTGCAACTGCAA GTGGACGAGGACATTGGATATGGCTAGAGCTCTATGTGAACTTCAAGCAGAGTTAGCTGATGGCTGGAACAGTGAAAATATAGTCAAACATCCCAAAAAGAAAGGgttaaagagaaagaaatttgCTCGAAAACAAAGTAAGGTCAACAAATGTGTGGATGAGAACAGTGAAAATTCACAACTTCTAGAAGGCAATAATATTAAAGTTAAGGCATTAGGGAATTTTCCAAGCTCAAAAGAACTAGCTACCCTTACGACGGGTTACTTGAAAAAACGTTGCAAACTTGGGTATAGAGCATGTCACATTTTTGAACTTGCTGAACGTGCAGAGGAAGGAAAGCTTAAGCTTAAGCTCAAGAAAACATCCAGCTATGAGGAAATATTTGACAAATTGAGTAAAATCAAAGGCTTTGGTCCTTATGCATGTGCCACACTAATGATGTGCATTGGATTTTATCAAATGGTCCCGATGGATACTGAAACAAAGCGACATTTACAACAG GTTCacaagacaaagaaagagaatgCCAAAGAAGATGTCAAACGTATTTATGATAAGTATGCGCCATTTCAAGCGTTGTCATTTTG GCTTGAGTTATTGGAGTACTATGAAATAAAGTTTGGAAAGCTAAGCATGTTGCCAAACTCTAGTTATCATATTGTTACTGGCAGCTAG
- the LOC126691841 gene encoding uncharacterized protein LOC126691841 isoform X5, translating to MGSCHLLHLPLGECITTFNLEDAVCNHGFFMMAPNSWIPSTKTLQRPLRLANSTTSVMVSISHPPNNSSILIQVHDVQNVSLEDEKAILKQVGRILRISEGDERNVREFQNMHPEAKKKGFGRLFRSPTLFEDAVKSILLCNCKWTRTLDMARALCELQAELADGWNSENIVKHPKKKGLKRKKFARKQSKVNKCVDENSENSQLLEGNNIKVKALGNFPSSKELATLTTGYLKKRCKLGYRACHIFELAERAEEGKLKLKLKKTSSYEEIFDKLSKIKGFGPYACATLMMCIGFYQMVPMDTETKRHLQQVHKTKKENAKEDVKRIYGLSYWSTMK from the exons atgggtagTTGTCATTTGTTGCACTTGCCATTAGGGGAGTGCATCACAACATTCAATCTAGAGGATGCCGTGTGCAACCATGGCTTTTTCATGATGGCTCCAAACTCATGGATTCCATCTACTAAAACTCTTCAACGACCATTACGACTTGCAAACTCCACCACCTCTGTCATGGTTTCTATCTCACACCCTCCAAACAATAGCTCTATTCTTATTCAAGTTCATGATGTCCAAAATGTTTCTCTTGAAGACGAGAAAGCTATACTT AAACAAGTGGGTCGGATTCTAAGGATATCAGAAGGAGATGAAAGGAACGTGAGGGAGTTTCAAAACATGCATCCAGAAGCAAAGAAGAAAGGTTTCGGTCGACTTTTTCGTTCTCCCACACTCTTTGAAGATGCTGTTAAGTCCATCCTTCTTTGCAACTGCAA GTGGACGAGGACATTGGATATGGCTAGAGCTCTATGTGAACTTCAAGCAGAGTTAGCTGATGGCTGGAACAGTGAAAATATAGTCAAACATCCCAAAAAGAAAGGgttaaagagaaagaaatttgCTCGAAAACAAAGTAAGGTCAACAAATGTGTGGATGAGAACAGTGAAAATTCACAACTTCTAGAAGGCAATAATATTAAAGTTAAGGCATTAGGGAATTTTCCAAGCTCAAAAGAACTAGCTACCCTTACGACGGGTTACTTGAAAAAACGTTGCAAACTTGGGTATAGAGCATGTCACATTTTTGAACTTGCTGAACGTGCAGAGGAAGGAAAGCTTAAGCTTAAGCTCAAGAAAACATCCAGCTATGAGGAAATATTTGACAAATTGAGTAAAATCAAAGGCTTTGGTCCTTATGCATGTGCCACACTAATGATGTGCATTGGATTTTATCAAATGGTCCCGATGGATACTGAAACAAAGCGACATTTACAACAG GTTCacaagacaaagaaagagaatgCCAAAGAAGATGTCAAACGTATTTATG GCTTGAGTTATTGGAGTACTATGAAATAA
- the LOC126714359 gene encoding L10-interacting MYB domain-containing protein-like, whose translation MGKPSQNSSNVRAQWPSRVTTIFCEACVDEVFKGNRPNTHFSKKGWTNIIATFEKKTGKEYPRSKYKHKWDSLKKDWVLWNKLKGSETGLGWDAAKGTIAATDEWWERKLMEVPEAAKFREKGLENIDLLDIMFKDIAATGDLAWAPTSSVLPDDLETPKEGLGDTSADSSSPNGDDDIHEDETPNPTQPPNPTQKKGKKRVLPSSTQSKGKKGGTALQLTQQLSRICDVVELRNSAFSVEPSSTIRNVMERVCTLDGIEKGSELYLMAARIFQKREKREMFVVMEEPYLQLQFLQEEARLLGGHYFGT comes from the exons atGGGTAAGCCATCCCAAAATAGCTCAAATGTTAGAGCTCAATGGCCATCAAGAGTAACAACTATCTTTTGCGAAGCTTGTGTGGATGAGGTATTTAAGGGTAATCGACCTAATACCCACTTTAGTAAAAAGGGTTGGACAAATATTATAGCaacttttgaaaagaaaactggAAAGGAATATCCTAGGTCGAAGTATAAGCATAAATGGGATAGTTTGAAGAAAGATTGGGTACTTTGGAATAAGTTGAAGGGAAGTGAAACTGGATTGGGATGGGATGCAGCCAAAGGAACAATAGCTGCAACTGATGAGTGGTGGGAGAGGAAACTAATG GAGGTTCCTGAAGCTGCAAAATTTCGAGAGAAAGGTTTGGAGAATATTGACTTATTAGACATTATGTTTAAGGACATTGCGGCCACAGGAGATTTAGCATGGGCCCCCACTTCAAGTGTGTTACCTGATGATCTTGAGACACCTAAGGAGGGGTTAGGTGATACTTCTGCTGACTCATCTTCTCCAAATGGTGATGATGACATTCATGAAGATGAGACTCCTAACCCCACACAACCACCTAAcccaacacaaaaaaaaggaaagaagcgaGTTTTACCATCATCCACACAGAGCAAAGGGAAGAAAGGAGGAACGGCATTACAGTTGACACAACAACTTAGTCGTATCTGTGATGTTGTGGAGTTAAGGAACTCAGCTTTTTCAGTGGAGCCAAGTAGTACTATTCGTAATGTCATGGAACGCGTGTGCACCTTAGATGGCATTGAGAAGGGTTCTGAACTCTACCTTATGGCAGCACGTATTTTTCAGAAacgagagaagagagagatgtTTGTCGTGATGGAAGAACCATATTTACAACTTCAGTTTCTGCAAGAGGAGGCAAGATTGTTAGGAGGGCACTACTTTGGCACTTAG
- the LOC126714367 gene encoding uncharacterized protein LOC126714367, with the protein MDYNDHIDNSDEDNSYDVESDEYDDEELYDLAVARCHVAVTYYIKYIDKQSCRDSEQTGYMWLMDCLTGNETKCYEMFRMKPHVFLQLCNVLQHTYGLQHTRHIRLEESVGICLMILGQGTCYRMVQERFQHSGETIHRHFHRVLKRLNIMSMDIFKPSDPTFSVVPRHIQKNPLYMPHFQDCIGAIDGTHIQVVVGDDKKAAYYNRKGVTSFNVMAACDFDLLFTFVMAGWEGAAHDTRIFLDATRRQSVNFPKPPPGKYYLVDAGYPLRKGYLPPYKGQRYHLSDFRRAG; encoded by the exons ATGgattacaatgatcatattgatAATAGTGATGAAGATAATTCTTATGATGTTGAAAGCGATGAATATGATGATGAGGAATTATATGATCTTGCTGTTGCTAGATGTCATGTTGCAGTgacatattatataaaatatattgataaaCAATCTTGTAGAGATTCTGAACAAACTGGCTATATGTGGTTGATGGATTGTTTGACGGGTAATGAAACGAAATGTTACGAAATGTTTAGAATGAAGCCACATGTTTTCCTTCAATTGTGTAATGTTTTACAACATACATATGGACTTCAGCACACCAGGCATATTAGGCTTGAAGAGTCAGTAGGTATATGTTTAATGATACTTGGACAAGGAACTTGTTATAGGATGGTTCAAGAAAGATTCCAACATTCTGGTGAGACTATACATAGACATTTTCATAGAGTTCTGAAACGCCTTAACATAATGTCAATGGATATCTTCAAGCCTTCTGATCCTACATTTAGTGTAGTTCCAAGACATATACAAAAGAATCCATTGTACATGCCACACTTTCAG gACTGCATTGGTGCCATTGACGGTACACATATCCAAGTTGTTGTTGGAGATGACAAGAAAGCTGCATATTATAATAGAAAGGGCGTGACATCTTTTAATGTGATGGCAGCATGCGATTTTGATTTACTTTTCACATTTGTTATGGCTGGATGGGAGGGTGCAGCACATGATACACGTATTTTCTTAGATGCTACCCGTCGACAATCTGTCAACTTTCCAAAACCACCACCAG gaaaatattatttagttgATGCTGGATACCCCTTAAGGAAAGGATACTTGCCACCTTATAAGGGACAGAGGTATCATCTTTCAGATTTTCGACGAGCTGGTTGA